A single Callithrix jacchus isolate 240 chromosome 4, calJac240_pri, whole genome shotgun sequence DNA region contains:
- the ABCC10 gene encoding ATP-binding cassette sub-family C member 10 isoform X7, whose product MERLLVQLCGSSAAWPLPLWEGDTTGHCFTQLVLSALPHALLAVLSACYLGTPRSPDHILPCSPGWLLRLAASFLLSIFPLLDLLPVALPPGAGPGPIGLEVLTGCVAAVAWISHSLALWVLAHSPHGHSRGPLALALVALLPAPALVLTVLWHCQRGTLLPPLRPGPVARLCLLILQLAALLAYALGWAAPGGPREPWAQEPLLPGDQEPEVAEDGESWLSRFSYAWLAPLLARGACGELRQPQDICRLPHRLHPTYLARVFQAHWQEGAQLWRALYGAFGQYYLALGLLKLVGTMLGFSGPLLLSLLVGFLEEGQEPLSQGLLYALGLAGGAVLGAVLQNQYGYEVRKVALQARGAVLNILYCKALQLGPSRPPVGEALNLLGTDSERLLNFAGSFHEAWGLPLQLAITLYLLYQQVGVAFVGGLILALLLVPVNKVIATRIMASNQEMLRHKDARVKLVTELLSGIRVIKFCRWEQALGARVEACRARELGRLRVIKYLDAACVYLWAALPVVISIVIFITYVLMGHLLTATKVFTALALVRMLILPLNNFPWVINGLLEAKVSLERIQRFLDLPNHNPEAYYSPDPPTEPSTILELHGALFSWDPVGTSQETFISHLEVKKGMLVGIVGKVGCGKSSLLAAITGELHRLRGHVAVWGLSKGFGLATQEPWIQFATIRDNILFGKTFNSQLYKEVLEACALNDDLSILPAGDQTEVGEKGVTLSGGQRARIALARAVYQEKELYLLDDPLAAVDADVANHLLHSCILGVLSHTTRLLCTHRTEYLERADVVLLMEAGRLIRAGPPSEILPLVQAVPKAWAENGQESDSATAQSVQNQEKTKWGLEEEQSTSGRLLQEESKKEGAVALHVYQAYWKAVGRGLVLAILFSLLLMQATRNAADWWLSHWISQLKAENSSQEALASTSPASMGLFCPQLLLFSPGNLYTPVFPLPRAAPNGSSDLRFYLTVYATIAGVNSLCTFLRAVLFAAGTLQAAATLHRRLLHRVLMAPVTFFNATPTGRILNRFSSDVACVDDSLPFILNILLANAAGLLGLLAVLGSGLPWLLLLLPPLSIIYYKVQRHYRASSRELRRLGSLTLSPLYTHLADTLAGLPVLRAAGATYRFEEENQRLLELNQRCQFATSATMQWLDIRLQLMGAAVVSTIAGIALVQYQQGLANPGLVGLSLSYALSLTGLLSGLVSSFTQTEAMLVSVERLEEYSCDLPQEPQGQMLQLGTGWLTQGSVEFQDVVLVYRPGLPNALDGVTFRVQPGEKLGIVGRTGSGKSSLLLVLFRLLEPSSGRVLLDGVDTSQLELAQLRSQLAIIPQEPFLFSGTVRENLDPRGLHKDRALWQALEQCHLNEVVWMVSWVRGAAAYPLGRGSCCVWPGLSSQMPRSCVLMRPQQAWTRRQTSCSNRPSAKTLPTRQC is encoded by the exons ATGGAACGACTTCTGGTCCAGCTGTGCGGTAGCAGCGCAGCGTGGCCGCTCCCGCTGTGGGAGGGGGACACCACAGGCCACTGCTTCACTCAGCTGGTGCTCAGCGCCCTGCCCCACGCGCTCCTCGCCGTGCTCAGTGCCTGCTACTTGGGCACCCCGAG GAGTCCAGATCACATCCTACCCTGCAGTCCTGGATGGCTACTCCGACTTGCagcttccttcctgctttccatCTTCCCGCTGCTCGACCTCCTTCCAGTTGCTTTGCCACCAGGGGCAGGCCCAGGACCCATAGGACTAGAGGTGTTGACAGGGTGTGTGGCAGCTGTGGCCTGGATCAGCCACAGCCTGGCCCTGTGGGTGTTGGCCCATTCCCCTCATGGCCACTCCCGGGGTCCCCTGGCCTTGGCTCTGGTAGCCTTGCTGCCAGCTCCCGCCCTAGTGCTGACCGTGTTGTGGCATTGCCAGCGAGGCACACTTCTACCCCCACTTCGCCCAGGGCCCGTGGCCCGTCTGTGCCTGCTCATTCTGCAGCTGGCTGCACTCTTGGCCTACGCACTGGGATGGGCAGCTCCTGGGGGACCACGAGAACCCTGGGCTCAGGAGCCCCTCCTGCCTGGGGATCAAGAACCCGAGGTAGCTGAAGATGGGGAGAGTTGGTTGTCACGCTTTTCCTATGCCTGGCTGGCACCCTTGCTGGCCCGTGGGGCCTGTGGAGAGCTCCGGCAGCCTCAGGACATTTGCCGCCTCCCCCACAGACTGCATCCAACCTACCTGGCTCGTGTCTTCCAGGCACACTGGCAGGAGGGGGCCCAGCTGTGGAGGGCTTTGTATGGGGCCTTTGGACAGTACTATCTGGCACTTGGACTGCTGAAGCTGGTGGGGACCATGCTGGGATTCTCAGGGCCCCTCCTGCTTTCCCTACTGgtgggcttcctggaagagggcCAGGAGCCACTAAGCCAGGGCCTGCTGTATGCTCTGGGGCTTGCTGGTGgggctgtgctgggtgctgtgctGCAGAATCAGTATGGTTATGAGGTACGTAAGGTAGCACTTCAGGCACGGGGGGCCGTGCTGAACATCCTGTACTGCAAGGCTTTACAGCTGGGGCCCAGCCGCCCTCCTGTTGGGGAGGCCCTGAACCTACTAGGCACTGACTCTGAACGACTGCTTAACTTTGCTGGGAGCTTCCATGAAGCCTGGGGCCTGCCCCTGCAGCTGGCCATCACCCTCTACCTGCTGTACCAGCAGGTAGGTGTTGCCTTTGTGGGTGGTCTGATCTTGGCACTGCTGCTGGTACCTGTCAACAAAGTGATCGCCACCCGCATCATGGCCAGCAACCAGGAAATGCTACGACACAAGGATGCGCGTGTTAAG CTTGTCACAGAGCTGCTGAGTGGCATTCGGGTCATCAAGTTCTGCAGGTGGGAGCAGGCACTGGGGGCCCGAGTAGAGGCTTGCCGGGCTCGAGAGCTGGGGCGACTCCGGGTCATCAAATACCTGGATGCAGCCTGTGTATACCTGTGGGCTGCCCTGCCGGTTGTCATCTCCATCGTCATCTTCATCACCTATGTCCTCATGGGGCATCTGCTCACTGCCACCAAG GTGTTCACAGCCCTGGCACTGGTACGAATGCTCATTCTTCCTCTCAACAACTTCCCTTGGGTGATCAATGGCCTCCTGGAGGCCAAAGTGTCCTTGGAGCGGATCCAGCGTTTCCTCGACCTTCCAAACCACAACCCCGAGGCTTACTACAGCCCAG ATCCCCCCACAGAGCCATCTACAATATTGGAGCTGCATGGAGCCTTGTTCTCTTGGGACCCAGTTGGAACCAGCCAGGAGACCTTCATCAGTCATCTCGAAGTGAAAAAG GGTATGCTGGTGGGCATCGTGGGGAAGGTGGGCTGTGGGAAGAGCTCCCTGCTGGCTGCCATCACTGGAGAGCTCCACAG GCTGCGTGGGCATGTGGCAGTGTGGGGGCTGTCCAAAGGCTTTGGCCTGGCCACCCAGGAACCCTGGATCCAGTTTGCCACCATCCGAGACAACATCCTCTTTGGGAAGACATTTAATTCACAGCTGTACAAGGAGGTGCTAGAAGCCTGCGCCCTCAATGATGACCTCAGT ATCCTGCCTGCTGGAGACCAGACAGAGGTGGGGGAGAAGGGTGTGACCCTTAGTGGGGGACAGCGTGCCCGGATTGCCCTTGCTCGTGCTGTCTACCAG GAAAAGGAACTCTATCTCCTCGATGACCCTCTGGCTGCTGTGGATGCAGATGTGGCCAACCATCTACTGCACAGCTGCATTCTGGGCGTGCTGAGCCACACCACACGGCTGCTATGCACCCACCGCACCGAGTACCTGGAGAGGGCTGATGTGGTGCTGCTGATGGAAGCTGGGCGTCTCATCCGGGCTG GGCCTCCCTCTGAGATTCTGCCACTCGTACAAGCTGTCCCCAAAGCCTGGGCTGAGAATGGACAAGAGTCTGACTCAG CCACAGCCCAGTCAGTACAGAACCAAGAGAAAACAAAgtgggggctggaggaggagcagAGCACATCTGGTCGCCTGCTACAGGAAGAAAGCAAGAAGGAGGGCGCCGTGGCCTTGCATGTGTACCAAGCTTACTGGAAGGCTGTAGGCCGGGGCTTGGTCTTAGCCATCCTCTTCTCTCTGCTCCTCATGCAAG CCACGCGGAATGCTGCTGACTGGTGGCTCTCCCACTGGATCTCTCAGCTGAAGGCTGAGAATAGCTCCCAGGAGGCACTAGCCTCCACCAGCCCAGCTTCTATGGGGCTCTTCTGTCCACAGCTGCTCCTCTTTTCCCCTGGAAACCTCTA CACCCCAGTGTTCCCACTGCCCAGAGCTGCCCCCAATGGCTCCTCAGACCTCCGTTTCTACCTCACCGTATATGCAACCATTGCTGGTGTCAACTCCCTCTGCACCTTCCTCCGGGCAGTGCTCTTTGCAGCAGGCACCCTCCAAGCAGCTGCCACCCTACATCGCCGCCTGCTGCATCGAGTCCTTATG GCACCAGTGACTTTCTTCAATGCCACGCCCACGGGCCGGATCCTAAACCGCTTCTCCTCCGACGTGGCCTGTGTGGATGACAGCCTGCCCTTCATCCTCAACATCCTCCTGGCCAATGCGGCAGGCCTGCTGGGGCTCCTGGCTGTGCTGGGCTCTGGCCTgccctggctgctgctgctgctgccacctttGAGCATCATCTACTATAAGGTGCAGCGCCACTACAGGGCCTCCTCACGGGAGCTGCGGCGCCTGGGCAGCCTCACCCTGTCTCCACTCTATACCCACTTGGCGGATACCTTGGCTGGCCTCCCTGTGCTCCGGGCTGCAGGGGCCACCTACAG GTTTGAGGAGGAGAACCAGCGACTCCTAGAGCTAAACCAGAGATGCCAGTTTGCCACCAGCGCCACAATGCAGTGGCTGGACATTCGGCTACAGCTTATGGGGGCAGCAGTGGTCAGCACCATCGCAGGCATTGCCCTGGTGCAATACCAGCAGGGCCTCGCCAACCCAG GGCTGGTGGGCCTGTCGCTGTCTTACGCCCTGTCCCTGACAGGCCTGCTCTCGGGCCTGGTGAGCAGCTTCACACAGACAGAGGCCATGCTGGTGAGCGTCGAGCGGCTGGAAGAGTACTCCTGTGACCTGCCCCAGGAACCCCAGGGCCAGATGCTGCAG TTGGGCACTGGCTGGCTAACCCAGGGGAGCGTGGAGTTCCAGGACGTGGTGTTGGTGTACCGGCCAGGGCTGCCAAATGCCCTGGATGGAGTGACCTTCCGTGTGCAGCCTGGAGAGAAGTTGGGCATCGTGGGCCGCACGGGCTCCGGCAAGTCTTCCCTGTTGTTGGTGCTCTTCCGGCTGCTAGAGCCCAGTTCAGGGCGAGTGCTGCTGGATGGCGTGGACACCAGCCAGCTGGAGCTGGCCCAGCTCAG ATCCCAGCTGGCTATCATCCCCCAGGAGCCCTTTTTGTTCAGTGGGACTGTTCGGGAAAACCTGGACCCCCGAGGCCTACATAAGGACAGGGCCTTGTGGCAAGCCCTGGAGCAGTGCCACCTGAATGAG GTGGTCTGGATGGTGAGCTGGGTGAGGGGGGCCGCAGCTTATCCCTTGGGCAGAGGCAGCTGTTGTGTCTGGCCAGGGCTCTCCTCACAGATGCCAAG ATCCTGTGTATTGATGAGGCCACAGCAAGCGTGGACCAGAAGACAGACCAGCTGCTCCAACAGACCATCTGCAAAAACTTTGCCAACAAGACAGTGCTGA
- the ABCC10 gene encoding ATP-binding cassette sub-family C member 10 isoform X1 yields the protein MERLLVQLCGSSAAWPLPLWEGDTTGHCFTQLVLSALPHALLAVLSACYLGTPRSPDHILPCSPGWLLRLAASFLLSIFPLLDLLPVALPPGAGPGPIGLEVLTGCVAAVAWISHSLALWVLAHSPHGHSRGPLALALVALLPAPALVLTVLWHCQRGTLLPPLRPGPVARLCLLILQLAALLAYALGWAAPGGPREPWAQEPLLPGDQEPEVAEDGESWLSRFSYAWLAPLLARGACGELRQPQDICRLPHRLHPTYLARVFQAHWQEGAQLWRALYGAFGQYYLALGLLKLVGTMLGFSGPLLLSLLVGFLEEGQEPLSQGLLYALGLAGGAVLGAVLQNQYGYEVRKVALQARGAVLNILYCKALQLGPSRPPVGEALNLLGTDSERLLNFAGSFHEAWGLPLQLAITLYLLYQQVGVAFVGGLILALLLVPVNKVIATRIMASNQEMLRHKDARVKLVTELLSGIRVIKFCRWEQALGARVEACRARELGRLRVIKYLDAACVYLWAALPVVISIVIFITYVLMGHLLTATKVFTALALVRMLILPLNNFPWVINGLLEAKVSLERIQRFLDLPNHNPEAYYSPDPPTEPSTILELHGALFSWDPVGTSQETFISHLEVKKGMLVGIVGKVGCGKSSLLAAITGELHRLRGHVAVWGLSKGFGLATQEPWIQFATIRDNILFGKTFNSQLYKEVLEACALNDDLSSLSCKGIGSGPEGNGEVPDPLGHLFHQILPAGDQTEVGEKGVTLSGGQRARIALARAVYQEKELYLLDDPLAAVDADVANHLLHSCILGVLSHTTRLLCTHRTEYLERADVVLLMEAGRLIRAGPPSEILPLVQAVPKAWAENGQESDSATAQSVQNQEKTKWGLEEEQSTSGRLLQEESKKEGAVALHVYQAYWKAVGRGLVLAILFSLLLMQATRNAADWWLSHWISQLKAENSSQEALASTSPASMGLFCPQLLLFSPGNLYTPVFPLPRAAPNGSSDLRFYLTVYATIAGVNSLCTFLRAVLFAAGTLQAAATLHRRLLHRVLMAPVTFFNATPTGRILNRFSSDVACVDDSLPFILNILLANAAGLLGLLAVLGSGLPWLLLLLPPLSIIYYKVQRHYRASSRELRRLGSLTLSPLYTHLADTLAGLPVLRAAGATYRFEEENQRLLELNQRCQFATSATMQWLDIRLQLMGAAVVSTIAGIALVQYQQGLANPGLVGLSLSYALSLTGLLSGLVSSFTQTEAMLVSVERLEEYSCDLPQEPQGQMLQLGTGWLTQGSVEFQDVVLVYRPGLPNALDGVTFRVQPGEKLGIVGRTGSGKSSLLLVLFRLLEPSSGRVLLDGVDTSQLELAQLRSQLAIIPQEPFLFSGTVRENLDPRGLHKDRALWQALEQCHLNEVITSMGGLDGELGEGGRSLSLGQRQLLCLARALLTDAKILCIDEATASVDQKTDQLLQQTICKNFANKTVLTIAHRLNTILNSDRVLVLQAGRVVELDSPAALHNQPHSLFQQLLQSSQQGVPSSLGGP from the exons ATGGAACGACTTCTGGTCCAGCTGTGCGGTAGCAGCGCAGCGTGGCCGCTCCCGCTGTGGGAGGGGGACACCACAGGCCACTGCTTCACTCAGCTGGTGCTCAGCGCCCTGCCCCACGCGCTCCTCGCCGTGCTCAGTGCCTGCTACTTGGGCACCCCGAG GAGTCCAGATCACATCCTACCCTGCAGTCCTGGATGGCTACTCCGACTTGCagcttccttcctgctttccatCTTCCCGCTGCTCGACCTCCTTCCAGTTGCTTTGCCACCAGGGGCAGGCCCAGGACCCATAGGACTAGAGGTGTTGACAGGGTGTGTGGCAGCTGTGGCCTGGATCAGCCACAGCCTGGCCCTGTGGGTGTTGGCCCATTCCCCTCATGGCCACTCCCGGGGTCCCCTGGCCTTGGCTCTGGTAGCCTTGCTGCCAGCTCCCGCCCTAGTGCTGACCGTGTTGTGGCATTGCCAGCGAGGCACACTTCTACCCCCACTTCGCCCAGGGCCCGTGGCCCGTCTGTGCCTGCTCATTCTGCAGCTGGCTGCACTCTTGGCCTACGCACTGGGATGGGCAGCTCCTGGGGGACCACGAGAACCCTGGGCTCAGGAGCCCCTCCTGCCTGGGGATCAAGAACCCGAGGTAGCTGAAGATGGGGAGAGTTGGTTGTCACGCTTTTCCTATGCCTGGCTGGCACCCTTGCTGGCCCGTGGGGCCTGTGGAGAGCTCCGGCAGCCTCAGGACATTTGCCGCCTCCCCCACAGACTGCATCCAACCTACCTGGCTCGTGTCTTCCAGGCACACTGGCAGGAGGGGGCCCAGCTGTGGAGGGCTTTGTATGGGGCCTTTGGACAGTACTATCTGGCACTTGGACTGCTGAAGCTGGTGGGGACCATGCTGGGATTCTCAGGGCCCCTCCTGCTTTCCCTACTGgtgggcttcctggaagagggcCAGGAGCCACTAAGCCAGGGCCTGCTGTATGCTCTGGGGCTTGCTGGTGgggctgtgctgggtgctgtgctGCAGAATCAGTATGGTTATGAGGTACGTAAGGTAGCACTTCAGGCACGGGGGGCCGTGCTGAACATCCTGTACTGCAAGGCTTTACAGCTGGGGCCCAGCCGCCCTCCTGTTGGGGAGGCCCTGAACCTACTAGGCACTGACTCTGAACGACTGCTTAACTTTGCTGGGAGCTTCCATGAAGCCTGGGGCCTGCCCCTGCAGCTGGCCATCACCCTCTACCTGCTGTACCAGCAGGTAGGTGTTGCCTTTGTGGGTGGTCTGATCTTGGCACTGCTGCTGGTACCTGTCAACAAAGTGATCGCCACCCGCATCATGGCCAGCAACCAGGAAATGCTACGACACAAGGATGCGCGTGTTAAG CTTGTCACAGAGCTGCTGAGTGGCATTCGGGTCATCAAGTTCTGCAGGTGGGAGCAGGCACTGGGGGCCCGAGTAGAGGCTTGCCGGGCTCGAGAGCTGGGGCGACTCCGGGTCATCAAATACCTGGATGCAGCCTGTGTATACCTGTGGGCTGCCCTGCCGGTTGTCATCTCCATCGTCATCTTCATCACCTATGTCCTCATGGGGCATCTGCTCACTGCCACCAAG GTGTTCACAGCCCTGGCACTGGTACGAATGCTCATTCTTCCTCTCAACAACTTCCCTTGGGTGATCAATGGCCTCCTGGAGGCCAAAGTGTCCTTGGAGCGGATCCAGCGTTTCCTCGACCTTCCAAACCACAACCCCGAGGCTTACTACAGCCCAG ATCCCCCCACAGAGCCATCTACAATATTGGAGCTGCATGGAGCCTTGTTCTCTTGGGACCCAGTTGGAACCAGCCAGGAGACCTTCATCAGTCATCTCGAAGTGAAAAAG GGTATGCTGGTGGGCATCGTGGGGAAGGTGGGCTGTGGGAAGAGCTCCCTGCTGGCTGCCATCACTGGAGAGCTCCACAG GCTGCGTGGGCATGTGGCAGTGTGGGGGCTGTCCAAAGGCTTTGGCCTGGCCACCCAGGAACCCTGGATCCAGTTTGCCACCATCCGAGACAACATCCTCTTTGGGAAGACATTTAATTCACAGCTGTACAAGGAGGTGCTAGAAGCCTGCGCCCTCAATGATGACCTCAGT TCTCTTTCCTGCAAAGGGATAGGAAGTGGGCCAGAAGGTAATGGGGAGGTCCCTGATCCACTGGGGCACCTGTTCCATCAGATCCTGCCTGCTGGAGACCAGACAGAGGTGGGGGAGAAGGGTGTGACCCTTAGTGGGGGACAGCGTGCCCGGATTGCCCTTGCTCGTGCTGTCTACCAG GAAAAGGAACTCTATCTCCTCGATGACCCTCTGGCTGCTGTGGATGCAGATGTGGCCAACCATCTACTGCACAGCTGCATTCTGGGCGTGCTGAGCCACACCACACGGCTGCTATGCACCCACCGCACCGAGTACCTGGAGAGGGCTGATGTGGTGCTGCTGATGGAAGCTGGGCGTCTCATCCGGGCTG GGCCTCCCTCTGAGATTCTGCCACTCGTACAAGCTGTCCCCAAAGCCTGGGCTGAGAATGGACAAGAGTCTGACTCAG CCACAGCCCAGTCAGTACAGAACCAAGAGAAAACAAAgtgggggctggaggaggagcagAGCACATCTGGTCGCCTGCTACAGGAAGAAAGCAAGAAGGAGGGCGCCGTGGCCTTGCATGTGTACCAAGCTTACTGGAAGGCTGTAGGCCGGGGCTTGGTCTTAGCCATCCTCTTCTCTCTGCTCCTCATGCAAG CCACGCGGAATGCTGCTGACTGGTGGCTCTCCCACTGGATCTCTCAGCTGAAGGCTGAGAATAGCTCCCAGGAGGCACTAGCCTCCACCAGCCCAGCTTCTATGGGGCTCTTCTGTCCACAGCTGCTCCTCTTTTCCCCTGGAAACCTCTA CACCCCAGTGTTCCCACTGCCCAGAGCTGCCCCCAATGGCTCCTCAGACCTCCGTTTCTACCTCACCGTATATGCAACCATTGCTGGTGTCAACTCCCTCTGCACCTTCCTCCGGGCAGTGCTCTTTGCAGCAGGCACCCTCCAAGCAGCTGCCACCCTACATCGCCGCCTGCTGCATCGAGTCCTTATG GCACCAGTGACTTTCTTCAATGCCACGCCCACGGGCCGGATCCTAAACCGCTTCTCCTCCGACGTGGCCTGTGTGGATGACAGCCTGCCCTTCATCCTCAACATCCTCCTGGCCAATGCGGCAGGCCTGCTGGGGCTCCTGGCTGTGCTGGGCTCTGGCCTgccctggctgctgctgctgctgccacctttGAGCATCATCTACTATAAGGTGCAGCGCCACTACAGGGCCTCCTCACGGGAGCTGCGGCGCCTGGGCAGCCTCACCCTGTCTCCACTCTATACCCACTTGGCGGATACCTTGGCTGGCCTCCCTGTGCTCCGGGCTGCAGGGGCCACCTACAG GTTTGAGGAGGAGAACCAGCGACTCCTAGAGCTAAACCAGAGATGCCAGTTTGCCACCAGCGCCACAATGCAGTGGCTGGACATTCGGCTACAGCTTATGGGGGCAGCAGTGGTCAGCACCATCGCAGGCATTGCCCTGGTGCAATACCAGCAGGGCCTCGCCAACCCAG GGCTGGTGGGCCTGTCGCTGTCTTACGCCCTGTCCCTGACAGGCCTGCTCTCGGGCCTGGTGAGCAGCTTCACACAGACAGAGGCCATGCTGGTGAGCGTCGAGCGGCTGGAAGAGTACTCCTGTGACCTGCCCCAGGAACCCCAGGGCCAGATGCTGCAG TTGGGCACTGGCTGGCTAACCCAGGGGAGCGTGGAGTTCCAGGACGTGGTGTTGGTGTACCGGCCAGGGCTGCCAAATGCCCTGGATGGAGTGACCTTCCGTGTGCAGCCTGGAGAGAAGTTGGGCATCGTGGGCCGCACGGGCTCCGGCAAGTCTTCCCTGTTGTTGGTGCTCTTCCGGCTGCTAGAGCCCAGTTCAGGGCGAGTGCTGCTGGATGGCGTGGACACCAGCCAGCTGGAGCTGGCCCAGCTCAG ATCCCAGCTGGCTATCATCCCCCAGGAGCCCTTTTTGTTCAGTGGGACTGTTCGGGAAAACCTGGACCCCCGAGGCCTACATAAGGACAGGGCCTTGTGGCAAGCCCTGGAGCAGTGCCACCTGAATGAGGTGATTACATCCATGG GTGGTCTGGATGGTGAGCTGGGTGAGGGGGGCCGCAGCTTATCCCTTGGGCAGAGGCAGCTGTTGTGTCTGGCCAGGGCTCTCCTCACAGATGCCAAG ATCCTGTGTATTGATGAGGCCACAGCAAGCGTGGACCAGAAGACAGACCAGCTGCTCCAACAGACCATCTGCAAAAACTTTGCCAACAAGACAGTGCTGACCATTGCCCACAG GCTCAACACGATCCTGAACTCAGACCGGGTGCTGGTGCTGCAAGCGGGGAGAGTAGTTGAGCTGGACTCCCCGGCTGCCCTGCACAACCAGCCCCACTCATTGTTCCAGCAGCTGCTGCAGAGCAGCCAGCAGGGAGTCCCCTCCTCGCTCGGAGGTCCCTGA